The Theileria orientalis strain Shintoku DNA, chromosome 2, complete genome genome has a window encoding:
- a CDS encoding thrombospondin, type I repeat containing protein, which translates to MLQYSISSKENQGQHFGVSFKTIKFRRSLKRSLAAASSKDRALSQTMPPKNEVEESVPDKIYTIHSTELPRFSCPAGHYIGIVNSYITCNSKDFDVFEETWSICRNKTNCVLDVSVYKNCTDKKPKFKYLQYSCFKIQAFDCGLFYPYDQKDEEFCLSLCRYYMRDCTAKYDQVPREYFIQCLEKMFFRNVSSQCGFLPNSIDPEHASFSWNKYMKKKYYHDNPNVTNKKWKTRNFKNEIENPVVFTAIPQDYGSNLKVLVKNVTNVNFKVRFLFMECDKKCFEKDGEVSEKVEYLAVSHGNHSSDMKNQIIVGSIQSETNNIVKLPLDPSLEWVVITQIQNDSLRTTSDVLPVIYTSLMHYNKRYFVDFYVNSKPEVKSVVLGYLAISKNELNSSSLYQTELKYLQVESRNLDKVAVNISLGFNFDHKSMFGITTYESTLVTDVRQSVNDLYTAGAIRSPYSSIMKRYNIQVGFRWIAKTRGISKGPRLDVLFVEKSNFTTIKQICMFTRRLNYRSKRSCYSECISSLYLRECLIGEIGEFLNCYKERSQNCEIIELEGLNEFINENKDSILSYYSNKAGKKPVDDTAKVETKKEDEKKPEETLPVEEIVNDEIPHLPEIYSEWSSWSKCSSVCDDGINKAYESRTRLIYAESNKDYESEIMEKRDCTDLVECDKLCYYRNYNETKENGEDDQDAGNDSQTETPKKMYFFIWNPDCKMKPEDLNIKRKLTETQLSVENKIDYSKECDSDYNWSACDAPCESDLQTREPQRHLLINIKCESNVKRCENLKKCVFSNSNDPKQTSIASYADIVNKYENEMCLLYNSLYDDSTKSWTNNGSCKCPKGTVPCNSNEIYFNKNNQHILNDNYSYISSLNETRLFTDVSKYRNRSINKIQKYISLSDNERIVMPFKYVKVLTYDKFASDEKLANFCSTGNIHFEKIPDNLLLINCNNIYSEPDTSVSNVSGSQPGYAITTDDCKNVCKQVEKRCMNMHNKLDQKELVECFIDKISRKTNLLEQSKTLEAIKLVDNDDKLVGELCTLNKSNNRCKELATNAVYDCKNRQHHRNVNIKTRQCILDHYSSSRPSKSVQNCKFKRRKVIGSGLIFCKHIKCNYTKYSEWFQNTVKHSPVADKNNNTNIASNGNKINLFNSVKLQIVNDLMKRGIKSGITNDVINEIVKGLNVNIKIRIRYRNQTNDDPYCNEIHQLIQILTSPIIDNLENVSSFVDTSGTKSRWNNFSNRSSIIISESDHMESLVAKPSGVDIMKGKDLSVTESSSKIFNKDMINRNCNIYLGQKQLQNTKLIIQTNRCSCPSNTHACSIEESLNSKRWIKLLDLVCLNKMRSILFSNSGNFYRFSCLSKSFIKEDFESIKQLCNEDDEMTFISCYGEPTLIEVYIVATLMGIIGVISSILLIIYISKRRSLIKFR; encoded by the exons ATGTTACAATATTCGATCTCCAGTAAAGAAAACCAAGGGCAGCACTTTGGAGTtagttttaaaacaattaagtTTCGTAGGTCCTTAAAAAGAAGTTTAGCCGCTGCATCAAGTAAAGATAGAGCTCTTTCGCAAACAATGCCGCCCaaaa ATGAAGTCGAAGAATCTGTCCCAGAcaaaatttacacaatacATTCAACCGAGTTACCTAGATTTAGCTGTCCAGCTGGCCATTATATAGGAATTGTAAACTCTTACATTACCTGTAATTCCAAAGATTTTGATGTTTTTGAAGAAACATGGTCAATTTGtagaaataaaactaaCTGTGTGCTAGATGTTtctgtttataaaaattgtacCGACAAGAAACCAAAGTTCAAATATCTCCAATACAGTTGTTTTAAAA TACAAGCATTCGACTGTGGACTATTTTACCCTTATGATCAAAAGGATGAAGAGTTTTGTTTGTCACTTTGCAGATATTACATGAGGGACTGTACCGCCAAATATGATCAAGTTCCTAgagaatattttatacagtGTTTGGAGAAGATGTTCTTCAGGAATGTGTCGAGCCAATGTGGATTTCTACcaa ATAGCATAGACCCTGAACATGCCTCCTTCTCATGGAACAAGTATATGAAGAAAA AATATTACCATGATAATCCGAATGTGACGAACAAGAAATGGAAAACTcggaattttaaaaatgaaatagaAAATCCAGTCGTTTTTACAGCAATACCACAAGACTATGGAAGCAACTTAAAGGTTTTGGTTAAAAATGTCACAAATGTCAACTTTAAGGTTAGGTTTCTGTTCATGGAatgtgataaaaaatgttttGAAAAGGATGGTGAAGTTAGTGAAAAGGTGGAATACCTTGCGGTTAGTCATGGAAACCATTCGAGTGATATGAAAAACCAGATTATTGTAGGTTCCATACAATCAGAAACAAACAATATTGTTAAATTGCCGTTGGACCCTAGTTTGGAATGGGTTGTAATTACACAGATACAGAATGATAGCCTGAGAACAACATCAGATGTTTTGCCAGTGATTTACACATCGTTAATGCATTATAACAAAAGATATTTTGTAgatttttatgtaaattcTAAGCCTGAAGTGAAAAGCGTGGTTCTGGGTTATTTGGCAATTtcaaaaaatgaattaaacTCAAGTTCACTCTACCAAACTGAGCTAAAGTACTTACAGGTTGAGTCTAGAAATTTGGATAAAGTTGCAGTCAACATCAGTTTGGGATTTAATTTCGATCATAAATCTATGTTTGGAATAACTACCTATGAATCCACTTTGGTGACTGACGTTAGGCAGAGTGTTAATGATTTGTATACAGCTGGCGCAATAAGGAGTCCATACAGTAGTATCATGAAAAGATATAATATTCAAGTTGGTTTCCGCTGGATAGCAAAAACCAGGGGTATAAGTAAGGGCCCTAGGTTGGACGTTTTGTTTGTCGAAAAATCTAATTTTACAACcataaaacaaatttgtatGTTTACACGTCGTTTGAACTACAGAAGTAAGCGCAGTTGCTACAGCGAGTGCATTAGCAGTTTGTATTTGCGTGAGTGTTTAATTGGAGAAATTGGCGAATTCTTGAATTGCTATAAAGAAAGATCCCAAAACTGCGAAATCATAGAGTTAGAAGGCCTGAATGAATTTATAAACGAAAATAAAGACTCTATTTTGAGTTATTATAGCAATAAAGCTGGTAAAAAACCAGTTGATGACACAGCAAAGGTTGAAACGAAAAAAGAGGATGAGAAAAAACCAGAAGAAACCTTACCTGTAGAAGAGATTGTAAATGATGAAATTCCGCATTTGCCTGAAATATATTCAGAGTGGAGTAGTTGGAGTAAGTGCAGTAGTGTGTGTGATGACGGAATAAATAAGGCTTACGAATCTAGAACAAGGCTAATATACGCTGAATCTAATAAAGATTATGAGTCAGAAATAATGGAGAAGAGAGATTGCACAGACTTAGTCGAGTGTGATAAGTTGTGCTATTATCGTAACTATAATGAAACAAAAGAAAATGGTGAAGATGATCAGGACGCTGGAAATGATAGCCAGACTGAAACTCCAAAAAAGATGTATTTCTTTATTTGGAACCCTGATTGTAAAATGAAGCCTGAAGACTTAAATATCAAAAGAAAGTTGACTGAGACACAATTGAgtgtggaaaataaaatagattaCAGTAAGGAGTGCGACAGTGACTATAATTGGTCAGCCTGTGACGCTCCATGCGAGTCAGATTTACAAACAAGGGAGCCCCAAAGGCATctgttaataaatattaagtgCGAAAGTAATGTAAAAAGGTGTGAAAATCTAaagaaatgtgtattttcaAATTCCAATGACCCTAAACAAACTAGCATTGCCAGTTATGCTGatattgtaaataaatatgaaaatgaaatgtgtttattatacaacAGCTTATATGACGATTCGACGAAGAGTTGGACAAATAATGGTAGTTGCAAGTGTCCAAAAGGTACCGTCCCTTGTAACAGCAATGAAATATACtttaacaaaaacaacCAACACATATTAAATGACAATTACAGTTACATTAGCAGCCTTAACGAAACCAGGTTATTTACCGACGTCAGTAAATATAGAAATAGAagcataaataaaatacagaaGTACATTTCACTGTCTGACAACGAGAGGATAGTAATGCCTTTTAAGTATGTAAAAGTGTTAACATATGATAAATTTGCCAGCGATGAAAAATTAGCTAACTTTTGTTCAACTGGAAATATCcattttgaaaaaatacCAGACAATTTACTACTGATAAATTgtaacaatatatatagtgAACCAGATACTAGTGTTAGCAATGTAAGCGGTAGCCAACCAGGATATGCTATAACCACTGATGATTGTAAAAATGTTTGTAAACAGGTTGAAAAAAGATGTATGAATATGCATAATAAATTGGACCAAAAGGAACTAGTTGAGTGTTTTATCGATAAAATCAGCAGAAAAACAAACCTATTAGAACAATCTAAAACGTTAGAGGCCATTAAATTAGTTGATAATGATGACAAACTAGTTGGAGAATTGTGCACactaaataaatcaaacaaTCGGTGTAAGGAATTGGCAACAAATGCAGTATATGACTGTAAAAATAGACAGCATCATAGAAATGTTAATATCAAAACTAGGCAGTGTATATTGGATCATTATAGTTCATCTAGACCAAGCAAAAGTGTCCAAaactgtaaatttaaaaggagAAAAGTAATTGGAAGTGGCCTAATATTTTGTAAGCACATTAAATgtaattatacaaaatacTCTGAATGGTTCCAAAACACTGTTAAACACAGCCCTGTAGCtgacaaaaataataatacaaatattgcCTCaaatggaaataaaataaatctatTTAATTCAGTTAAACTTCAAATTGTAAACGATTTAATGAAAAGAGGTATTAAAAGTGGAATAACTAACGATGttataaatgaaattgTTAAAGGATTGAAtgtaaacataaaaattagGATTAGATACAGAAACCAAACCAATGATGATCCTTACTGTAACGAAATACATCAGCttatacaaattttaacatcGCCCATCATTGACAATCTGGAGAATGTGTCTTCGTTTGTTGATACATCTGGTACCAAAAGCCGCTGGAATAACTTCAGCAATAGATCGTCAATTATTATCAGTGAATCGGACCACATGGAAAGCTTAGTTGCGAAACCCTCGGGAGTTGATATAATGAAAGGAAAAGATTTGAGTGTTACTGAATCATCCagtaaaatttttaacaaGGACATGATCAACAGAAATTGCAACATATACTTGGGACAGAAACAATTGCAAAATACGAAACTGATCATACAA ACGAACAGATGTAGCTGCCCATCGAACACTCACGCGTGTAGCATTGAAGAGTCGCTGAACAGCAAGCGTTGGATCAAGCTGCTAGATCTAGTCTGCTTAAACAAAATGagatcaattttattttcaaactcAGGCAATTTCTACAGATTTTCCTGCTTGTCCAAAAGCTTCATTAAGGAGGACTTTGAGTCTATCAAGCAACTCTGCAATGAGGACGACGAGATGACCTTTATCAGCTGTTATGGAGAGCCTACGTTGATTGAAGTGTACATCGTGGCGACGCTTATGGGAATTATAGGTGTTATATCAAGTATACTGTTGATTATTTACATCAGTAAAAGAAGAAGTTTGATCAAATTCCGCTAA
- a CDS encoding uncharacterized protein (dimeric alpha-beta barrel domain containing protein) → MSRIRVLDNLKEMILDVLDWYKYATLKQQHLTMMFTGGVLGLVTGRIQRKRRIKAGEFSKDFEIVGYNVKNESEFERNWTKLARLAQKQPGYKYTKLYKAVYMDKSPVHYFKLRLWRNKDDMIKFRNSPEYQELRKKIDDNATEVQFGTTSVVLDDSIRREIPYTNFYIW, encoded by the exons ATGAGTAGAATTAGAGTGCTGGACAATTTGAAGGAAATGATCCTGGACGTGTTAGATTGGTACAAATACGCAACGCTGAAGCAGCAGCACCTTACCATGATGTTTACAGGAGGAGTTCTAGGATTGGTTACGGGCAGAATTCAGCGAAAACGACGCATAAAGGCTGGCGAATTCAGTAAAGACTTTGAAATTGTGGGCTATAATGTGAAAAATGAATCGGAGTTTGAAAGGAACTGGACAAAGTTGGCGAGACTGGCACAAAAACAGCCTGGATACAAGTATACGAAACTGTACAAGGCTGTGTATATGGACAAGTCGCCAGTCCATTATTTTAAG ttGAGGTTGTGGAGAAACAAAGATGATATGATTAAGTTCAGAAATTCGCCTGAATACCAGGAGCTTAGGAAAAAAATCGACGATAATGCCACGGAGGTCCAGTTTGGAACTACGAGTGTAGTTTTGGACGACTCCATTAGAAGGGAAATACCTTACAcgaatttttatatttggtAG
- a CDS encoding uncharacterized protein (leucyl/phenylalanyl-tRNA-protein transferase family protein): MIDEERSLIKSWESCKCVKKSGARLECKRYEKELEPLEWSLLKSFSILEVENSERLKRLKKFAELCKTGNACYSIEETVENQFTRESIIFRANETSLDSSTTSKDGSEVKGSDPKAKTMLSRGLLDRILDTKKKLVFPANSFSAQIQKDVLALNFLQTMENIGSCMKIPIVIPYNRVSDLVYLYQLDVIQDETMWSPYVESEFMRTLFSHGFITIAVKANLMGVEKVILLPKMHDLRCCMKPQDIIVTRKVKRISRKLKITINTSFQEVIKGISDSHGEDWMYPEMQLEFMKMHYLNGMYKTNERKWSNGTNKMESKTDHENNETFQKNEKTVVSVEVWHEDKLVAGEIGFVNGSMYTSISGFHRMNNAGNFQLVALAAILYFNGFKLWDLGMEIPYKIDMGAKTVPRRKFIKQLNELKNTKVKFEIPAKYAGKSNGEELISDFLKAVGGDKVAAGGPNKPGSGQK; this comes from the exons ATGATTGACGAAGAGAGgagtttaataaaatcTTGGGAATCctgtaaatgtgtaaaaaagTCTGGCGCCCGGCTAGAATGTAAAAGATATGAGAAGGAATTGGAGCCTCTGGAGTGGTCTCTTTTAAAAAGCTTCTCAATCCTAGAGGTAGAAAATAGTGAGAGGTTGAAAAGGCTAAAAAAGTTCGCAGAACTATGCAAAACCGGTAACGCCTGTTATTCAATCGAAGAGACAGTAGAGAATCAATTTACCAGAGAATCGATAATATTTAGAGCTAATGAAACCTCTTTGGACAGTTCTACGACTTCCAAAGATGGATCAGAAGTAAAAGGTTCGGACCCAAAAGCAAAGACAATGCTCAGCAGAGGATTGCTTGACAGGATCCTTGACACGAAAAAAAAACTAGTATTCCCAGCAAACTCGTTTTCAGCTCAGATTCAAAAGGACGTTTTGGCCTTAAACTTTCTGCAAACCATGGAAAATATTGGATCGTGTATGAAAATACCAATAGTTATTCCATACAACAGAGTGTCAGATCTGGTATATTTGTACCAATTGGATGTGATTCAAG ACGAAACCATGTGGTCGCCGTACGTAGAAAGTGAATTTATGAGAACGTTGTTCTCCCACGGGTTCATTACAATCGCAGTAAAAGCGAACCTGATGGGAGTTGAAAAGGTGATACTGTTGCCGAAGATGCATGACCTGAGGTGTTGCATGAAGCCGCAGGATATAATAGTGACAAGGAAGGTTAAAAGAATATCAAGAAAGttgaaaataacaataaacacAAGTTTTCAAGAG GTAATCAAGGGGATATCAGATAGCCACGGAGAAGACTGGATGTACCCTGAAATGCAACTGGAGTTTATGAAGATGCACTACCTGAACGGAAtgtataaaacaaatgaacGAAAGT GGTCGAACGGCACtaataaaatggaatcGAAAACTGATCATGAAAACAATGAAACTTTTCagaaaaatgaaaagaCAGTAGTGTCAGTAGAAGTATGGCACGAGGATAAGTTGGTAGCAGGAGAGATTGGAT TCGTTAACGGGTCTATGTATACTAGCATAAGCGGGTTCCATAGAATGAACAACGCGGGGAATTTTCAATTGGTAGCCCTGGCAGCTATTTTGTATTTCAATG GCTTTAAGCTGTGGGACTTGGGAATGGAAATTCCATATAAAATAGACATGGGAGCAAAGACAGTGCCACGCAGAAAATTCATAAAGCAGttaaatgaattaaaaaacaca AAAGTAAAGTTTGAAATACCGGCGAAATATGCTGGGAAAAGCAACGGAGAAGAGTTGATTTCAGACTTCTTGAAAGCAGTAGGTGGTGATAAAGTGGCAGCTGGCGGGCCTAATAAGCCTGGTAGCGGCCAAAAGTAG
- a CDS encoding molecular chaperone, which produces MGKDYYSILGVKRGCNDSELKKAYRKLAMQWHPDKHQDPNSKKKAEEMFKNVSEAYDVLSDPEKRRIYDQFGEEGLKGTAGPEQGGSHTYVYTGVDPSELFRKIFGSDRGFPFGGFEDISGFNDGFHMQQEKQKSPNYELELPLTLEELYSGTFKKMKVTRKRFNGNSQYKEEHTLKIDIKPGWKDGTKLTFTGEGDQQSPMAYPGDLIFIIKTKKHSRFIRDGNNLIYKFTVPLVKALTGFNAVLTTLDNRRLTVRVTEVVSHKSKKVISREGMPLSKNPSEKGDLILEFDVIFPETLTTEQKNTLLSVLS; this is translated from the exons ATGGGAAAG GACTATTATTCTATTTTGGGAGTTAAGCGAGGATGTAACGACTCTGAACTGAAAAAGGCATACAGAAAATTGGCGATGCAATGGCATCCTGATAAACACCAGGATCCAAattcgaagaagaag GCTGAGGAGATGTTTAAGAACGTATCTGAGGCCTACGACGTGTTATCGGATCCAGAAAAACGTAGAATTTACGATCAATTCGGAGAGGAAGGCCTGAAGGGAACCGCAGGCCCTGAACAAGGAGGTTCTCACACCTACGTCT ATACTGGAGTCGACCCTAGTGAGCTGTTCCGTAAAATATTCGGATCGGATCGTGGCTTCCCCTTCGGAGGATTCGAAGACATAAGTGGCTTTAACGACGGGTTCCACATGCAGCAGGAAAAGCAAAAGAGCCCAAACTATGAGTTGGAGCTGCCGCTCACTCTAGAGGAACTGTATAGCGGCACGTTTAAAAAGATGAAGGTTACGCGCAAACGCTTCAATGGAAACAGTCAATACAAAGAGGAGCACACGCTAAAGATAGATATTAAACCA GGATGGAAAGATGGAACAAAGTTGACGTTTACAGGAGAAGGAGACCAGCAGTCCCCAATGGCATATCCAGGCGATCTCATATT TATAATAAAGACTAAAAAACATTCTCGATTCATACGTGACggaaataatttaatttacaaatttactgTGCCTCTAGTTAAG GCTTTGACCGGTTTTAATGCTGTTCTTACCACTTTGGACAATCGCAGACTTACGGTTAGAGTTACTGAAGTAGTTTCACATAAGTCAAAGAAGGTTATTTCGAGAGAAGGGATGCCGCTGTCAAAAAATCCAAGCGAAAAGGGGGACTTAATTCTAGAATTTGATGTAATATTCCCCGAAACACTCACCACAGAACAGAAGAACACCTTGTTATCAGTCTTGTCCTAA